The Prochlorococcus sp. MIT 1300 genome has a window encoding:
- a CDS encoding LON peptidase substrate-binding domain-containing protein, whose amino-acid sequence MTDISVRELPLFPLPDLVLFPQEVLPLHIFESRYRIMLQTVLEGDGRFGVLRWDPEKKTMAEVGCCAEVVQHHTSEDGRSYIVTIGQQRFRTLDLIRKTPFLTAMVTWIEDEEITDQEALSKLAIQVESSLRDVVGLTAKLTDSEMFLPDDLPDLPRELSFWVAAHLDGPVSDLQQLLLQSTDTKGRLQRELEMLDHTKRQLAARTALKDTFSNVDQANS is encoded by the coding sequence GTGACGGATATTTCAGTCAGGGAATTGCCCTTATTCCCATTGCCAGATTTGGTTCTATTTCCGCAGGAGGTACTTCCTTTACATATCTTCGAATCTAGATATCGCATCATGCTGCAAACAGTGTTGGAAGGTGATGGACGTTTTGGAGTATTGAGGTGGGACCCTGAAAAGAAGACAATGGCTGAAGTTGGCTGTTGTGCAGAAGTTGTTCAACATCACACTTCTGAGGATGGGCGCAGTTACATCGTTACCATTGGTCAGCAGCGGTTTCGTACTCTCGATTTGATTAGGAAAACACCCTTTCTAACCGCAATGGTCACCTGGATTGAGGACGAAGAGATAACAGATCAAGAAGCACTTTCTAAGTTGGCTATTCAGGTTGAATCATCTCTTCGAGATGTTGTTGGTCTTACTGCAAAGTTGACTGATTCTGAGATGTTTTTGCCAGATGATCTTCCAGATCTGCCAAGAGAGCTTTCCTTCTGGGTTGCTGCGCATCTTGATGGCCCAGTGTCCGATTTGCAGCAATTATTGCTTCAAAGTACTGATACTAAGGGACGCTTACAGCGCGAGTTAGAGATGTTGGATCACACAAAGCGGCAATTGGCTGCAAGAACAGCTTTAAAGGATACTTTTTCTAATGTTGACCAAGCTAATAGTTGA
- a CDS encoding methyltransferase domain-containing protein: protein MLLRSIVSIAFVSCISMLLIWLIRDRKYQSINTVATAYDKWTKDQLLERLWGEHIHLGFYDASSQKMDFREAKVAFVHKLVQWSGLDQLPKGSRILDVGCGIGGSTRILAKDYGFEIIGISISSAQVRRASELTSDQLTCSFQVMDALDLNFPESTFDGVWSVEVGPHIQDKQKYADELLRVLRPGGVLAVADWNKRNLQDGEIVGIEKWVMRQLLNQWAHPEFASISGFKMNLLRSPFCGGGVDTEDWTRATLPSWNESIMEGIRRPKAVFGLGLFSVIKGLREIPTILLMRWAFAKGLMRFGVFRSRG from the coding sequence ATGTTACTTAGATCAATAGTCTCCATTGCTTTTGTTAGTTGCATATCAATGCTTTTGATATGGCTTATTAGAGATCGTAAATATCAATCTATAAATACGGTCGCGACTGCTTATGACAAGTGGACTAAAGATCAGTTGCTTGAAAGATTGTGGGGCGAGCATATACACCTTGGCTTTTATGATGCCTCTTCCCAAAAGATGGATTTTCGAGAGGCAAAAGTTGCTTTTGTGCACAAGTTGGTCCAGTGGAGTGGTTTGGATCAATTGCCCAAAGGCTCCAGGATTTTGGATGTTGGATGTGGTATTGGTGGGTCTACTAGAATCCTTGCCAAGGATTATGGCTTTGAAATTATAGGAATAAGCATTAGTTCTGCTCAGGTTAGACGTGCTTCTGAACTCACATCAGATCAATTAACTTGTAGTTTCCAGGTAATGGATGCATTGGATTTGAACTTTCCTGAAAGTACTTTTGATGGTGTTTGGAGTGTTGAAGTAGGCCCACATATTCAAGATAAACAGAAGTATGCAGATGAGTTGTTGCGGGTTTTACGGCCAGGGGGTGTTTTAGCAGTTGCTGATTGGAATAAACGTAATTTACAAGATGGGGAGATTGTTGGGATTGAAAAGTGGGTTATGCGCCAGTTATTAAACCAATGGGCTCACCCTGAATTTGCAAGCATTTCGGGCTTTAAAATGAATCTTTTAAGAAGTCCTTTTTGCGGAGGTGGAGTAGATACTGAGGACTGGACACGAGCAACACTACCTTCATGGAATGAGTCGATCATGGAAGGGATTCGTAGGCCTAAAGCTGTATTTGGTTTAGGCCTATTTTCAGTAATTAAAGGTCTTCGAGAAATACCTACGATTTTACTTATGAGATGGGCTTTTGCGAAAGGACTGATGCGTTTTGGGGTATTTCGTTCTCGTGGCTAG